In one window of Drosophila ananassae strain 14024-0371.13 chromosome XR, ASM1763931v2, whole genome shotgun sequence DNA:
- the LOC6505211 gene encoding plectin isoform X4: MDLRTWKKVLLQWVNECSFIESNYITLEQTDIEGFFTVYVQQAEAETEVAQALQSQLEHPTQSPGGRNTRRPTALQAFIKEIYPEFTLHLDNFGHLVGSDYLYVYTLLLHYTCVKRPSEFFHSICKKLSDATQTCVASFFQQTMDRPQLTRDCLRQAIANVACVIRTTQNSSEVPGGGGGGGGGGGGGGGGGSGGNPGSTPRARPRRSTPNSLSPDSDGSDNGSSLGDDIHADDPHTEAAVGQILSGSSTVESPGPPASTPLHRDPKREQKRLRERAQALATSGDGADMQAPPTPKTELLEQRNKELLGLRALLETERYEKNVLEEQIMENEHLINSLAKENKVKKIQLAKLKADRNDEEDGDMRNYVPNEFDHLKRSLMKEITQKEALIAETSDKLQDLRTEKAEVDNKLKMASEQVVVCMDRIRELELRAEEANQLLAAKNSTISAMERDKEELEQCLQEAREELHNRREVLNASSDLLNCSLSPNTTPENLASSVIDKQLRERELENTELRDEIQKMQKTLQKLTEDVEDTLKQFSLKEVQPGGSFASRVRSAFGIMETGYEEELAKVKDMKEQMEAQSQMQEKLFESNKAMTLLIEEQKSEIGKLKGQNSDLERSSAEMIQKYEKELQAVKEHCERELQEQKHCHEAIQRHDKELREKLAEADDHLEKMKQQLVEKEEQFAQLGRNLKVICEKNKDLECRAARLHNQQELVRAKYLQCQQQLVAKTTDISQLADNLDTADWDSTLARIDEVIEARNRLIAENSALQSELLQNRERIQTAEQRLSQFEEVERSLQAENTAVKEQHAVLNEMHTTMNMEHVALNVEHAAVSKELAALKEELQEANERYATMRQRNHDFINQVNEDLTRRELALKQEFRDQEDEMAKRLRRAFQRADDFLHRITDLVTIDLPPRTDRSTLDSLAAEEEVWSSELTQAENLLTAEICERSKQLADLRTETDQLARDQEKRMELIGSLNNCIKELRSSLEQKQREVAEAQAQLATAVLTDEDSLAALKSRLDLDSSDDVIGNCLIHIQQMDDSRQFLEADNERLTRARHKLEEEVQQLHDQIAADQTAHIMKRLNGSIQNLEQVNEKLSTDYAKLQLLHSDMEHSLTQAELKVESMTTHLTNTRDKIAKLEEGNGLKALRITELEKQLKDLVIEVKIREAKAVKMEDLYVMKMKSVKDDLQEQVREKVTALEEHHKMKMKSAELEKEVQIKELEVQLSEQQEKLSEKQQKLSEQQEKLSEQEEKLSEKVQKLSEQETKLSEQEQKLSEQEQKLSQQEKKISEQEEQLIRKEEKHLEEIKNMKADCSGSIHQLEKEHWKQVQGLQEELAETNREMCKQLSDHAQEMRQLQQKAVDIHRLEELKTANAEMVAERKDMEVQLKQLEEEMKREKQLAQQEIDQLKARLRESEEQMDALVLDLEQSKRLAKEESERLAQEIQKQAAELKEATKQAKLAQEELVMTKLVLQEQGASRKEEVDGLLAELVELREKAQEEEDSKDAEKLEIEALKEALSLSKDQAKEEIAKFKEQQAQAHSHAADAKNREHHLAQREIGKLTKQLSQAHSRLEEAKSQEQEKIAALQQELAETQEATKEKIAALQQELAETQEATKEKIEEVRKQATMSEEHQKALQEIEVLREKLSHALADMEKQVKALTEARKNEEQTFQEEKERLKEELAKAEELVRKAENCTQQERQQAQEEILTLKEQLCAALKENGNEKAKGLEEIERLTGQLREAQQSVQEQMRLLAETKSQTEQLAKAASENFEEQLRLESRKLEEERLNSNQLSADLRKQEQELRRLRGQLTTQTTRVEKDSVALEESQAEAKRLQEELGQAKAVQEEQSAMIEMLKRDKEAVLREIHLVKERTQGADREHQVAVATLEDQLETLEKLRVQAEIERSAAHERITKLEAMRESQEREVRDLNAQLADAEQEKVRLNLEIGGLNSEIGQCRQTLAKQADDIVVLQQSIETVQLERQREREQLAQLQERLNEVQQELDGNRLVHDALHFELEEKTRELEQEQGECTERVQRYVCRVEELERELADSQNQVQMLQNRNPSPTADLGATYSKSDAPPADADAQAQGDLLRQSEARNNKLELDCQILQAKYREAKEEIQRCEQKIKDQRLEMEGKLDKMKNKMDGPHSLDDSMSALLSSSTSHGTRKKSMGTHYKRPGPPTPSKHGGRLSFGSSEPPREILRECGDHNNGSSKTPARFKFLSSRFSVGSSGLPRDELPRRKRPNLLTGMQRRRLQRQVDSVFCTSTPRKSRSYYDQQRLIRVSDAATPDAGEDESEAEQLDTVDVPEPESEAELPNAGNDDQGTPHLSNGALFAITKGHTRRITGHVAAQRRKGRVSLCLHGNIFAKSRPAGGTKISASSMAGKMMQQRRKLRQDRVGRFDQGRHLEDVRLSGNLTYSVVKTQDNNNYSLHNRNEEQSPQVVEKSPPPVATTFLVDTAARAEKQEDEGQDRSATWQLRQQFEMENLANWQSFSEDNSPGLFEQLCKDTASTAPFQLHPLVYQDQALEMPVLPRSSSSVTEASCSTTQTNVTSGASVASAASTLSAVSSRKSCTVFSLSSFHVQPLPHVNVTYVQRTNSRMQPVRDHSLRDQCWRFLGQLGPGKRLVVIVALLSIVVLCSQWADRMVLTISALLAGMVLLMVIMPGRH; the protein is encoded by the exons ATGGACTTGCGTACCTGGAAGAAGGTTCTCCTGCAATGG GTCAACGAGTGCAGCTTCATCGAGAGCAACTACATCACTCTGGAGCAGACCGACATCGAGGGCTTCTTCACCGTCTACGTACAACAGGCCGAGGCCGAGACGGAAGTGGCCCAGGCCCTGCAGTCCCAGCTGGAGCATCCAACCCAATCCCCCGGCGGACGCAACACCCGACGACCCACTGCCCTCCAGGCTTTTATCAAAG AAATCTATCCAGAGTTCACCCTACATCTGGACAACTTTGGTCATCTGGTTGGCTCCGACTATCTGTATGTCTACACCCTGCTGCTCCACTACACCTGCGTGAAGCGCCCCAGCGAATTCTTCCACTCCATTTGCAAGAAACTATCCGATGCGACACAGACCTGTGTCGCTTCGTTTTTTCAGCAAACGATGGATAGGCCACAACTTACCCGAGACTGTTTGCGACAAGCGATAGCCAACGTTGCTTGTGTGATACGAACGACACAGAATTCCTCGGAAGTGCcaggcggtggcggtggcggtggcggtggcggtggcggtggcggtggcggtggcagtgGAGGGAATCCGGGCAGTACGCCACGGGCACGACCACGTCGCTCCACACCAAACTCGCTGAGTCCCGACAGCGATGGCAGCGACAACGGTAGCAGTCTGGGTGATGACATACACGCCGATGACCCACACACAGAAGCGGCAGTGGGTCAAATATTATCGGGTTCGTCCACGGTGGAGTCGCCAGGTCCGCCGGCCAGTACTCCTCTGCATCGGGACCCGAAACGGGAGCAGAAGAGGCTGCGCGAACGGGCCCAAGCCCTGGCAACTAGCGGCGATGGTGCGGATATGCAGGCTCCGCCCACGCCCAAAACAGAGCTCCTGGAGCAAAGAAACAAAGAACTGCTGGGACTACGTGCCCTCCTAGAAACGGAAAGATACGAGAAGAATGTGCTCGAGGAGCAGATCATGGAGAACGAGCATCTCATTAACTCATTAGCCAAAG AGAACAAGGTGAAGAAGATACAGCTGGCCAAGCTGAAGGCAGACCGGAACGATGAGGAGGACGGGGATATGCGCAACTATGTCCCGAATGAGTTCGATCAT CTGAAACGGAGTCTGATGAAGGAGATCACCCAGAAGGAGGCCCTAATTGCGGAGACATCGGATAAGCTGCAGGATTTGCGAACCGAAAAGGCCGAGGTGGACAACAAG CTGAAAATGGCATCCGAGCAAGTGGTGGTGTGCATGGACCGGATCCGCGAACTGGAGCTGCGGGCGGAGGAGGCCAACCAGCTGCTGGCCGCGAAGAACAGCACGATCAGTGCCATGGAGCGTGACAAGGAGGAACTGGAGCAGTGTCTGCAGGAGGCGCGTGAGGAGCTCCACAATCGTCGTGAAGTCCTCAACGCCTCCTCAGATCTGCTGAATTGCTCCTTGTCGCCGAACACCACGCCGGAGAATCTGGCCAGCTCGGTCATAGACAAGCAGCTGCGGGAGCGAGAGCTGGAGAATACCGAGCTGAGGGACGAGATCCAAAAGATGCAGAAGACCCTGCAGAAGCTAACCGAAGATGTGGAGGATACTCTGAAGCAGTTCTCCCTGAAGGAGGTCCAACCCGGTGGCTCCTTTGCCTCCCGCGTTCGAAGCGCCTTTGGCATCATGGAGACCGGCTATGAGGAGGAGCTGGCCAAGGTCAAGGACATGAAGGAGCAGATGGAAGCGCAGAGCCAGATGCAGGAGAAGCTATTCGAGAGCAACAAGGCGATGACTCTCCTCATCGAGGAGCAGAAGTCGGAAATAGGCAAGCTGAAGGGCCAGAACTCGGACTTGGAGAGGTCTTCGGCGGAAATGATTCAGAAATACGAGAAGGAGCTGCAGGCCGTCAAGGAGCACTGCGAGCGGGAGCTGCAGGAGCAGAAGCACTGCCACGAGGCGATCCAGCGGCACGACAAGGAGCTCAGGGAGAAGCTGGCGGAGGCGGACGACCACCTCGAGAAGATGAAGCAGCAGCTGGTGGAGAAGGAGGAGCAGTTCGCCCAACTGGGCAGGAACCTGAAAGTGATTTGCGAGAAGAACAAGGACCTGGAGTGTCGGGCTGCCCGGCTGCACAACCAACAGGAGCTGGTGCGGGCCAAGTACCTCCAATGTCAGCAGCAACTGGTGGCCAAGACCACCGACATCAGTCAGCTGGCCGATAACCTGGACACCGCCGACTGGGACAGTACACTGGCCCGCATCGACGAGGTGATCGAAGCCAGGAACCGCTTGATAGCCGAGAACAGTGCCCTGCAATCGGAGCTTCTCCAGAACCGGGAACGCATCCAAACGGCAGAGCAGCGCCTGAGCCAGTTCGAGGAGGTGGAACGTAGCCTGCAGGCGGAGAACACCGCTGTCAAGGAGCAGCACGCCGTTCTGAACGAGATGCACACCACTATGAACATGGAGCACGTCGCCCTAAACGTGGAGCACGCCGCCGTGTCCAAGGAGCTCGCCGCTCTGAAGGAGGAGCTGCAAGAGGCCAATGAACGCTATGCGACGATGCGTCAGCGCAACCACGACTTCATCAACCAGGTCAACGAAGATCTCACCCGGCGGGAGCTGGCCCTGAAGCAGGAGTTCCGCGACCAGGAGGACGAGATGGCCAAGCGCTTGCGTCGGGCCTTCCAGCGGGCGGACGACTTCTTGCATCGCATCACGGACCTGGTGACCATCGACCTGCCACCCCGCACGGATCGCTCCACTTTGGACTCTCTAGCTGCCGAGGAGGAGGTCTGGAGCTCGGAGCTGACCCAGGCAGAGAACCTGCTAACGGCGGAGATCTGCGAGCGGTCCAAGCAGTTGGCCGATCTGCGGACGGAGACGGATCAGCTGGCTCGGGATCAGGAGAAGCGGATGGAGCTCATCGGTTCGCTGAACAACTGCATCAAGGAGCTGCGCTCCTCCCTGGAGCAGAAGCAGCGGGAAGTGGCCGAGGCACAGGCCCAGCTGGCCACTGCCGTTCTGACGGATGAGGATTCGTTGGCGGCTCTGAAGTCGCGACTGGACCTGGACTCGTCGGACGACGTCATCGGCAACTGCCTGATCCACATCCAGCAGATGGACGACAGTCGTCAGTTCCTGGAGGCGGACAACGAGCGCCTGACCCGAGCCAGGCACAAGCTGGAGGAGGAAGTGCAGCAACTGCACGACCAGATCGCCGCCGACCAGACCGCTCACATAATGAAGCGCCTGAACGGCTCCATCCAGAATCTGGAGCAGGTGAACGAGAAGCTCAGCACCGACTACGCCAAGCTGCAGCTCCTCCACTCCGACATGGAGCACTCCCTCACCCAGGCCGAATTGAAGGTGGAGTCCATGACCACCCATCTGACGAACACCAGGGACAAGATTGCCAAGCTGGAGGAAGGCAATGGGCTGAAGGCTCTGCGCATCACCGAGCTGGAGAAGCAGCTGAAGGACCTGGTCATTGAGGTCAAGATAAGGGAGGCCAAGGCGGTCAAGATGGAGGATCTGTATGTTATGAAGATGAAGTCCGTGAAGGACGACCTGCAGGAGCAGGTGCGGGAGAAGGTGACCGCGCTGGAGGAGCATCATAAGATGAAGATGAAGTCTGCCGAGCTGGAGAAGGAGGTTCAGATTAAGGAGCTGGAGGTTCAGCTGTCGGAGCAGCAAGAGAAGCTCTCGGAGAAGCAGCAGAAGCTATCGGAGCAGCAGGAGAAGCTATCGGAGCAGGAGGAGAAGCTGTCGGAGAAGGTGCAGAAGTTATCCGAGCAGGAAACGAAGCTATCCGAGCAGGAACAGAAGCTATCGGAGCAGGAACAGAAGCTATCCCAGCAGGAGAAGAAAATCTCGGAGCAAGAGGAGCAGCTCATCCGCAAGGAGGAGAAGCATCTCGAAGAGATCAAGAACATGAAGGCCGACTGTTCCGGTTCGATCCACCAGCTGGAGAAGGAGCACTGGAAGCAGGTGCAGGGCCTGCAGGAGGAGCTGGCCGAGACGAACCGCGAGATGTGCAAACAGTTGTCGGATCATGCCCAGGAGATGCGCCAGCTCCAGCAGAAGGCAGTGGACATCCATCGCCTGGAGGAGCTGAAGACCGCCAATGCCGAGATGGTGGCAGAACGGAAGGACATGGAGGTGCAGCTgaagcagctggaggaggagatGAAGCGGGAGAAGCAGCTGGCCCAGCAGGAGATCGACCAGTTGAAGGCCAGGCTGCGGGAGTCCGAGGAGCAAATGGATGCTCTGGTGCTGGACCTGGAGCAGTCGAAGCGCCTGGCCAAGGAGGAGAGCGAGAGGCTGGCCCAGGAGATCCAGAAGCAGGCCGCGGAGCTTAAGGAAGCCACCAAGCAGGCCAAGCTGGCCCAGGAGGAGCTAGTGATGACCAAGCTGGTACTCCAGGAGCAAGGGGCATCCCGGAAGGAGGAGGTCGATGGACTGCTAGCCGAGCTGGTGGAGCTTCGAGAGAAGgcgcaggaggaggaggactcgAAGGACGCTGAAAAGCTGGAGATCGAGGCTCTCAAGGAGGCCCTGTCCCTCTCCAAGGATCAGGCCAAGGAGGAGATCGCCAAGTTCAAGGAGCAGCAGGCTCAAGCCCACAGCCATGCCGCGGACGCCAAGAACCGGGAGCACCATCTGGCCCAGCGGGAGATCGGCAAGCTGACCAAGCAACTGAGCCAGGCCCACAGCCGGTTGGAGGAAGCGAAGAGCCAGGAGCAGGAGAAGATCGCCGCGCTCCAGCAGGAACTGGCCGAAACCCAGGAGGCCACCAAGGAGAAGATCGCCGCGCTTCAGCAGGAACTGGCCGAAACCCAGGAGGCCACCAAGGAGAAGATCGAGGAGGTCAGGAAGCAGGCCACCATGAGCGAGGAGCACCAGAAGGCGCTGCAAGAGATCGAGGTTCTCAGAGAGAAACTGTCCCACGCCCTGGCCGATATGGAGAAGCAAGTGAAGGCGCTAACCGAGGCCAGGAAGAATGAGGAGCAGACATTCCAGGAGGAGAAGGAGCGGCTCAAGGAGGAGCTGGCCAAGGCCGAGGAGCTGGTCAGAAAGGCGGAGAACTGCACCCAGCAGGAGCGACAGCAGGCCCAGGAGGAGATCCTGACACTGAAGGAGCAGCTGTGCGCCGCCCTGAAGGAGAACGGGAACGAGAAGGCCAAGGGCCTGGAGGAGATCGAGCGGCTCACAGGGCAGCTGAGGGAGGCCCAGCAGAGTGTCCAGGAGCAGATGAGGCTACTGGCCGAGACGAAGAGCCAGACCGAGCAGCTGGCGAAGGCGGCCAGCGAGAACTTCGAGGAGCAGCTGCGCCTCGAGAGCCGgaagctggaggaggagcgTCTGAACTCCAACCAGCTGAGCGCCGATCTTCggaagcaggagcaggagctgcgACGCCTCCGGGGCCAGCTCACCACGCAGACGACGCGCGTCGAGAAGGACTCTGTGGCCCTCGAGGAGTCCCAGGCGGAGGCTAAGCGGTTGCAGGAGGAACTCGGCCAGGCCAAGGCCGTCCAGGAGGAGCAGTCGGCGATGATAGAGATGTTGAAGCGCGATAAGGAGGCAGTGCTGCGGGAAATTCACTTGGTAAAGGAGCGAACCCAAGGGGCGGATCGCGAACATCAAGTGGCGGTGGCTACACTTGAGGATCAGTTGGAGACACTTGAGAAGCTTCGCGTCCAGGCCGAGATCGAGCGATCCGCCGCCCATGAACGCATTACCAAGCTGGAGGCTATGCGCGAGTCCCAGGAGCGTGAGGTGCGCGACCTCAACGCCCAGTTGGCGGATGCCGAGCAGGAGAAGGTGCGCCTCAACCTGGAGATCGGTGGCCTCAACTCTGAGATCGGCCAGTGCCGCCAGACTCTCGCCAAGCAGGCCGATGACATCGTCGTCCTCCAGCAGAGCATCGAGACCGTCCAGCTGGAGCGCCAACGCGAACGGGAGCAGCTGGCCCAGCTCCAGGAGAGGCTCAACGAGGTGCAGCAGGAGCTGGATGGCAATCGACTCGTCCACGATGCCCTGCACTTCGAGCTGGAGGAGAAGACCCGGGAactggagcaggagcagggcGAGTGCACGGAGCGTGTCCAGCGCTATGTCTGCCGCGTCGAGGAGCTGGAACGAGAGCTCGCCGACAGCCAGAACCAGGTGCAGATGCTGCAGAACCGCAACCCCAGTCCCACCGCCGATCTGGGCGCCACCTACAGCAAGTCGGATGCCCCACCGGCGGATGCCGATGCCCAGGCCCAGGGTGATCTGCTGCGACAGAGCGAGGCGAGGAACAACAAGCTGGAGCTGGACTGCCAGATCCTGCAGGCCAAGTACCGGGAGGCCAAGGAGGAGATCCAACGATGCGAGCAGAAGATCAAGGACCAGCGCCTGGAGATGGAGGGCAAGCTGGACAAGATGAAGAACAAGATG GACGGACCGCACAGCCTGGACGACAGCATGAGCGCCCTGCTGAGCTCCTCGACGAGCCATGGCACGAGGAAGAAGTCGATGGGCACCCATTACAAGCGACCAGGACCACCCACGCCCAGCAAGCATGGCGGTCGGCTGTCCTTCGGCAGTTCGGAGCCACCGCGTGAGATTCTGCGCGAATGTGGCGACCACAACAATGGCTCCTCCAAGACTCCCGCGCGCTTCAAGTTCCTATCCTCGCGCTTCAGCGTGGGCAGCAGCGGCCTGCCACGGGACGAG CTGCCGCGTCGCAAGCGGCCGAATCTGCTGACCGGAATGCAGCGCCGTCGGCTCCAGCGTCAGGTGGACAGTGTCTTCTGTACGTCGACGCCCCGCAAGAGTCGCTCCTACTACGATCAGCAGCGTCTGATCCGCGTCAGTGATGCGGCCACCCCAGACGCCGGGGAGGATGAGTCTGAGGCGGAGCAGCTGGATACGGTGGATGTGCCAGAGCCAGAGTCGGAGGCGGAGCTGCCTAATGCCGGAAATGACGATCAGGGAACGCCACACTTGTCCAATGGTGCGCTGTTTGCCATCACAAAGGGCCACACCCGCCGGATCACCGGTCACGTGGCCGCCCAGCGGCGTAAGGGTCGTGTATCCTTGTGCCTGCACGGCAACATCTTCGCCAAATCCCGTCCGGCAGGTGGAACTAAGATAAGCGCTTCTTCCATGGCGGGCAAGATGATGCAGCAGCGCCGGAAACTGCGCCAAGATCGAGTGGGACGATTCGATCAGGGACGCCACCTGGAAGATGTTCGGCTCTCCGGGAATCTCACCTATTCGGTGGTCAAGACCCAGGACAATAATAACTATAGCCTGCACAACCGGAACGAGGAGCAGTCGCCCCAGGTCGTGGAGAAGAGTCCGCCACCGGTGGCCACAACTTTCCTGGTGGATACTGCCGCGAGGGCGGAAAAGCAAGAGGATGAGGGTCAAGACCGTAGTGCCACCTGGCAGCTGAGGCAACAGTTCGAGATGGAGAATCTCGCCAACTGGCAGAGCTTCTCGGAGGACAACTCCCCCGGTCTCTTCGAGCAGTTGTGCAAAGACACGGCCTCCACGGCGCCATTCCAGCTACACCCGCTGGTCTACCAGGATCAGGCGTTGGAGATGCCAGTCCTGcccagaagcagcagcagtgtCACGGAGGCCAGCTGCTCCACCACCCAGACGAACGTGACCAGTGGTGCTAGTGTGGCTAGTGCTGCCAGTACCCTGAGTGCCGTCTCCTCTCGCAAATCCTGCACCGTCTTCTCGCTGAGCAGCTTCCATGTGCAGCCACTGCCCCATGTCAATGTCACCTACGTCCAAAGGACAAACTCGCGGATGCAGCCGGTTCGCGACCATTCGCTGCGGGACCAGTGCTGGCGGTTCTTGGGCCAGCTGGGTCCCGGTAAGCGACTGGTCGTGATCGTGGCCCTTCTGTCGATAGTGGTCCTTTGCTCGCAATGGGCGGATAGGATGGTCCTGACGATCAGCGCCCTGTTGGCGGGAATGGTTCTGCTCATGGTCATCATGCCGGGACGTCACTAG